The genomic DNA TTAAGGTTAACTCACGTAAACCTTCTTCGCCTTTCGCCAATGCAACCTCCGCCACCAAACCCATATCATTAGTTAACATGTGTGCCCTTTCTGTTACTTCTGGAGCTATACTAAAAGCTTGAGAAATTGCATCTCTAATAGTTCCCTCCCCCACTCCTACACGAAGTTCTTCTAACACAGTCCTTGTAAGATATTTGGCCTCAGTAGGAGATGATGCTGATAACAACTCCATCAAATAATCTATCTTCTTAAATTGAGCACGTTTACCTGATATTTTAGACATTTTCACTAGATTCTGGTATACTTTTTCTATGCTAAGAGGTTGTGTGAATAGGGTTATCTGACTTTTTTTGTGGTATAATTTCTCTGTAGCTTTGCCAATATCCCCAGTTTCTCGCATCTGATTCTCTACATCTTCAGCAGATACTCCGACAACCATAGAAATAGCTTTCATCAAAAGTTTAGCCCCTATACCCAGTTCTTCCTCGCTCCATGTGGGAAAAACCCGTCCTAAAGATAGTAAAGTCACGGTAGAAAGTAGTTCTGGATCTTCCTCCCCGACCTTACCTAAGAAATTTGCTAAAATGGCGGTTTTCTCTAAACGTTTGGTGGTGGAGTCTAAATCTTGGTATACTTCCACTAATTCCCGATAAAGCATAGAATATCCTCTATAAATTAATATTGTTCCCAATTTCAGTTTAAAAACTTATTAATAAAAAGTTTACAATCCCCTGCATATTAAGTTTGCTAACTTACAATTTCTTTGATAAAAAACTGCAACCTAAATATAAAATTTCCAATTTCTAAAAAAAAAAGATTAAAAAAGTTAGAAAGTAATTCATAAAAAAAAAAATTAATATTCTGATTCAGACCAGATAACTTGAAATGTAGTTCCTTTATCCCTAGAAAGTATTACACTGCCCTTTAATTGATTAACCAGAGTATTAACTAGTTGAAACCCCATTGTTCCACTTTCTTTGAAATTAATCTCATCTGAAAGTCCCACACCATTATCCCTTACTATTAAAACCTTATTTTCATGATTATCAAGCCCAAATTCCACACAAACTTCCCCTTGTGCGTTTCCAGGGAATGCATGTTTTACTGCGTTAGTTAAAAGTTCATTAACAATTAAACCACAAGGAATAGCAGCATCAATGTCAAGCATTAAACCTTCAGTCTTAGAATATACCTTAATTCTATTTTTATCCACATTATAAGAATTATTTATGAGTTCTATAAGTTTTTTGGTGAACTGCGAAAAATCAATAAGGGCAAAATCTTCAGATAAGGATAACCCATCATGGATTAGAAGCATTGATTTAACTCTATTCTTGTTATCCTTCAAAATTTCACGATTAGCTTTATCTTTCATGTAAACTGATTGAAGTTCCAGCAAACCAGATATGATGTTCATAAAATTTCTTACCCTGCTATTAATCTCACCCAAAAGCATTTCTTTTTCCTGTAAAGAAGCATTAATTTCGGTTTCTGCTTGTTTACGCTCAGTAATATCCTGAGCTATGATTTGTATCGCGTATAACTCGTTGTTTTTATATAATGGTGCTGGGTGTACTTCCATTAATCTGACCTCCCCGTCTCGGGATATTAAACTAGATTCAAAAACACCTATTTCTTCACCCTCCAAAAATTTTGAAAACATTTCTTGATAAAATGATGAATCTTCTCCAGTTATTGATTGTAGATCAGTGAAATACATGCCCACGGTGTCTTCCCTAGATAAAGGGCTGAATTTTGCCGCAGCATAATTGAGATCAATTATTTTCCCATCTAACCCCAAAACAACCAGATAATTTGGTAAATATTCAA from Methanobacterium sp. includes the following:
- a CDS encoding PAS domain S-box protein; this translates as MVEEIRVLILEDVPLDAELIETQLKREGLNFKSKVVDTEEMYRKEMAEFQPSIILADHSLPKFDGITAMNIAREISPNTPFIFVSGKIGEDFAVEMLKEGATDYVLKNNLTKLPHAVVRALKEAKEKMEKKAAEESLREREEKYRNLFEYLPNYLVVLGLDGKIIDLNYAAAKFSPLSREDTVGMYFTDLQSITGEDSSFYQEMFSKFLEGEEIGVFESSLISRDGEVRLMEVHPAPLYKNNELYAIQIIAQDITERKQAETEINASLQEKEMLLGEINSRVRNFMNIISGLLELQSVYMKDKANREILKDNKNRVKSMLLIHDGLSLSEDFALIDFSQFTKKLIELINNSYNVDKNRIKVYSKTEGLMLDIDAAIPCGLIVNELLTNAVKHAFPGNAQGEVCVEFGLDNHENKVLIVRDNGVGLSDEINFKESGTMGFQLVNTLVNQLKGSVILSRDKGTTFQVIWSESEY